Proteins from a single region of Apium graveolens cultivar Ventura chromosome 7, ASM990537v1, whole genome shotgun sequence:
- the LOC141672702 gene encoding D-cysteine desulfhydrase 1, mitochondrial: MMMSGGVTYSPLINTKLSALNPTKKIKLQFFTSCSATEMQAQNSFTFEFLTKKSYDPPSWATHLNPIPSHTFSLGHFPTPIHKWNLPNLPKNTEVYLKRDDLSGMQLSGNKVRKLEFLLADAVAQGADCIVTIGGIQSNHCRATAVAAKYLNLDCYLILRTSKVLLDKDPGLTGNLLVERLVGAHVDLVSKEEYSKVGSLALTNLLKEKLLKEGRKPYVIPVGGSNSLGTWGYIEAIREIEIQLQQSASSLGFDDIVVACGSGGTIAGLSIASWLSSLKAKVHAYCVCDDPEYFYNYAQGLLDGLQAGVRSHDIVNIENAKGVGYALSTTEELKFVKEVAEATGVILDPVYSGKAAYGMMKQMAENPTKWEGKRVLFIHTGGLLGLFDKTEELAALVGKWRTMDVHESVPREDGIGKMF; encoded by the exons ATGATGATGAGTGGCGGAGTTACCTACTCACCATTGATCAACACTAAACTCAGTGCTTTGAATCCCACCAAAAAGATAAAGCTTCAATTTTTCACTAGTTGCTCAGCTACAGAAATGCAGGCCCAGAATTCATTCACCTTTGAGTTTCTTACCAAGAAATCTTATGATCCTCCTTCTTGGGCTACCCACCTTAATCCCATCCCCTCTCACACCTTCTCTCTTGGACAT TTTCCAACTCCAATTCATAAATGGAACTTGCCTAATTTACCCAAGAACACTGAAGTTTATCTAAAG CGTGATGATCTTTCAGGAATGCAATTGAGTGGTAATAAAGTCCGGAAACTTGAATTCTTGTTAGCAGATGCTGTGGCTCAAGGAGCAGACTGTATCGTAACTATAGGAGGCATCCAGAGTAATCATTGTCGTGCAACTGCGGTGGCTGCTAAGTATTTGAATCTAGACTGTTATCTTATACTACGCACTTCTAAG GTTCTTCTAGACAAGGACCCTGGCTTGACAGGCAATCTTTTGGTTGAACGATTAGTTGGTGCACATGTTGATCTCGTGTCAAAGGAAGAGTATTCCAAAGTTGGGAGTTTG GCTCTTACAAATTTATTGAAAGAAAAGTTGCTAAAAGAAGGGAGAAAACCATATGTCATTCCGGTTGGTGGGTCAAATTCTCTTGGGACATG GGGCTATATTGAAGCAATTAGGGAGATTGAGATACAGCTTCAACAAAGTGCTAGCAGTCTGGGGTTTGATGACATTGTCGTAGCCTGTGGCAG CGGGGGTACAATTGCTGGTTTGTCGATTGCATCATGGTTGAGTTCACTCAAAGCAAAA GTCCATGCATACTGTGTATGTGATGACCCTGAATACTTCTATAATTATGCCCAAGGCCTACTTGATGGACTCCAAGCTGGTGTTAGATCACATGATATAGTTAACATTGAGAAC GCCAAAGGAGTTGGCTATGCTTTGAGCACAACCGAGGAGCTAAAATTTGTCAAAGAAGTTGCTGAGGCCACGGGTGTTATACTTGACCCTGTTTACAG TGGAAAAGCTGCTTATGGAATGATGAAACAGATGGCTGAGAATCCAACCAAATGGGAAGGAAAAAGAGTCCTTTTCATTCACACCGGTGGACTCCTAGGTCTGTTTGACAAGACCGAAGAACTTGCAGCGCTCGTCGGAAAATGGCGAACTATGGATGTGCATGAATCTGTGCCGCGTGAGGATGGCATTGGAAAAATGTTTTAG
- the LOC141671861 gene encoding putative E3 ubiquitin-protein ligase ARI7, giving the protein MDSEDDNISYDYDISNDDVVSMDSDFTPETNSGDIHKKRYKVLSSDDIKRIQHDRIARITASLYVSDGTARVLLNKFKWNVNELQENWFADEQRIRKAVGLVESKGSIEKGELNCSICFDDFVSVSEVNNCVLCDHLYCLCCWKRYISNSIKEGSGCLSLRCPDPDCDAVVTEELVNLIASDEDKLRYKVLCLGAYVEGNERVKWCPGPDCGFAIEYDDFGGNGGDGYDVVCGCGYCFCFNCGEDGHRPVDCKTVAKWVAKNNAESENTTWILVYTKPCPKCRRPIEKNDGCMHMTCRTPCGYSFCWVCLEDWRNHGYKPCNAYAGSVVKENYNEEEKVKQRAKRSLERYTHYFERWAANNKSMKKSFSDLQKMRTVNLDVLLAKHVQSSSQLEFVLDAWIQIVECRRVLKWTYAYGYYLPEEDIAKTRLFEYLQGVAEAALEKLHHCAEKDLTEFLNDGTTAEFNSSFREKLANLTSVTGTYFENLVKALENGLADVDSGVSCSTSESPHKKVKTGD; this is encoded by the coding sequence ATGGATAGTGAAGATGACAACATCTCCTACGATTATGACATCAGCAACGACGACGTCGTTTCGATGGATTCCGATTTTACGCCGGAGACAAACTCCGGAGACATCCACAAGAAGCGATACAAGGTTTTGTCATCAGATGATATCAAACGCATCCAACACGATCGAATTGCGAGAATCACGGCTTCGTTGTATGTATCTGATGGCACTGCTAGGGTTTTGCTTAATAAGTTTAAGTGGAATGTTAATGAATTGCAGGAGAATTGGTTTGCGGATGAGCAGAGGATTCGAAAAGCTGTCGGATTGGTGGAGAGTAAGGGGAGTATCGAAAAAGGTGAATTGAATTGTTCGATTTGTTTTGATGATTTTGTAAGTGTTAGTGAAGTTAATAATTGTGTTTTGTGTGATCATTTGTATTGTTTATGTTGTTGGAAGAGGTATATTAGTAATTCTATTAAGGAAGGATCCGGATGCTTGTCGTTGAGGTGTCCGGATCCGGATTGTGATGCGGTTGTGACGGAAGAGTTGGTTAATTTGATTGCTAGTGATGAGGATAAGTTAAGGTATAAGGTGTTGTGTTTAGGGGCTTATGTGGAAGGGAATGAGAGGGTTAAGTGGTGTCCGGGGCCGGATTGTGGTTTTGCGATTGAGTATGATGATTTTGGTGGCAATGGTGGAGATGGTTATGATGTTGTTTGTGGTTGTGGTTATTGTTTTTGTTTTAATTGTGGCGAGGATGGACATCGGCCGGTGGATTGTAAGACGGTGGCTAAGTGGGTGGCGAAGAATAATGCGGAGAGTGAGAATACGACGTGGATACTTGTGTATACAAAGCCTTGTCCGAAGTGTAGGAGGCCGATTGAGAAGAATGACGGGTGTATGCATATGACGTGTAGGACGCCATGTGGGTATTCATTTTGTTGGGTGTGTCTTGAGGATTGGAGGAATCATGGGTATAAACCGTGTAATGCTTATGCGGGGAGTGTAGTTAAGGAGAATTATAATGAGGAGGAGAAAGTGAAGCAAAGGGCTAAGAGATCGTTGGAGAGGTATACACATTATTTTGAGAGGTGGGCTGCTAATAACAAGTCTATGAAAAAATCTTTTTCGGATTTGCAAAAGATGCGAACTGTGAATCTAGATGTGCTTTTGGCAAAACATGTTCAAAGTAGTTCTCAGCTGGAGTTTGTCTTGGATGCATGGATTCAAATAGTTGAATGTAGGCGAGTGTTAAAGTGGACATATGCTTATGGTTATTACTTGCCGGAGGAGGATATAGCCAAGACAAGATTATTCGAGTACTTGCAAGGAGTGGCTGAGGCTGCTTTGGAAAAGCTTCATCATTGCGCGGAAAAGGATCTAACAGAATTTCTAAATGATGGCACTACAGCTGAGTTTAATAGTAGTTTTCGTGAAAAACTAGCGAATCTCACTAGTGTGACTGGAACTTACTTTGAAAATTTAGTCAAAGCATTAGAAAATGGTTTAGCAGATGTAGATTCTGGAGTATCTTGTAGCACATCGGAAAGCCCTCATAAAAAAGTGAAAACAGGTGATTGA
- the LOC141674976 gene encoding putative mitochondrial protein AtMg00820, giving the protein MNLELEALEQNDTGEVTELPSNKTNIANKWIYKSKYNPDGTLERHKSRLVILGCRQKAGVDYDQTFAPVAKLTTVRTLLAWLQYKTGRHVKWTWQMRFFMEICRKMYI; this is encoded by the coding sequence ATGAATTTAGAACTAGAGGCTTTAGAACAAAATGATACTGGGGAGGTTACGGAGCTACCCTCTAATAAAACTAACATAGCAAACAAGTGGATTTATAAGTCAAAATACAATCCAGATGGCACACTCGAAAGGCACAAATCACGGTTAGTAATACTGGGTTGCAGGCAGAAAGCAGGGGTAGACTATGATCAAACGTTTGCCCCCGTCGCAAAATTGACTACTGTTCGAACCCTCTTGGCGTGGCTTCAATACAAAACTGGGAGGCATGTCAAATGGACGTGGCAAATGCGTTTCTTCATGGAGATTTGCAGGAAGATGTATATATGA